In a single window of the Acyrthosiphon pisum isolate AL4f chromosome X, pea_aphid_22Mar2018_4r6ur, whole genome shotgun sequence genome:
- the LOC100574412 gene encoding THAP domain-containing protein 2-like: MVHRCFVGNCPNKKVTGSGIHFFSFPKDDDLKKLWLKSIKLKYGVQTQHSRVCSDHFTKNDFKTIVGGRNHILLKNDAVPTIFIAKRTTEKINDGIRIASNENPTSSHAIDTNIQLVDSAMLLEENSIDVQHEDAHIVEKSEVATCKRPKRKLTYGLVETENNISPSRSSYTLPKRGRPTTKSPATPRKTLIKSKVKILQQKVRRLKTKIKTLNDVLEELKKKGLIENDPCDLIENEFEGIQLEILKNELTNKKRKPTGCRYSDEIKKFALTLHYYSPKAYKFCRLVPTNI; encoded by the exons ATGGTGCACAGATGTTTTGTTGGAAACTGTCCCAATAAAAAAGTAACTGGAAGTGGTATTCATTTCTTTtc atTTCCAAAAGACGatgatctaaaaaaattatggttaaaatctataaaattaaagtatggTGTACAAACACAACATAGTCGTGTCTGTAGTGACCATTTCactaaaaatgatttcaaaacTATTGTGGGAGGTCgaaatcacattttattaaaaaacgacGCTGTtcctacaatttttattgctaaaagaacaacagaaaaaattaatgatGGCATAAGAATTGCATCAAATGAAAACCCTACGTCCTCACATGCTATAGATACTAATATACAACTAGTTGATTCAGCAATGTTATTGGAAGAAAATTCTATAGATGTGCAGCATGAAGACGCCCATATAGTGGAAAAGTCTGAAGTCGCAACATGTAAGCGACCGAAAAGAAAACTTACGTATGGCTTAgttgaaactgaaaataatattagccCTTCTCGGTCATCTTACACGCTGCCAAAAAGAGGAAGACCTACAACCAAAAGTCCAGCTACACCtcgtaaaacattaattaagaGCAAAGTTAAAATCCTGCAACAAAAAGTAAGAagactaaaaactaaaataaaaactcttAACGATGTATtggaagaattaaaaaaaaaagggttgATCGAAAATGATCCATGTGATCTTATAGAAAATGAATTTGAAGGCATTCAACtcgaaattttgaaaaatgaattgaCTAATAAGAAAAGAAAGCCTACCGGATGTAGATATAgcgatgaaataaaaaaatttgctcTTACACTTCATTACTATTCGCCTAAGGCATATAAATTTTGTCGgttagtacctactaatatctAA
- the LOC115033732 gene encoding uncharacterized protein LOC115033732: METHNSDKSLKIQNSDDPLEIQNSDEPLEIQNSDDEIATGITPVILITPTKYQRSSPIKITPTRKRKSIEITTPIRKMKSQIKVLQQKVRRQNVKIKNMSELFKEMKKKGLLDSEMECTITNKFDDLY, encoded by the exons ATGGAAACCCATAATAGTGATAAGTctttaaaaatccaaaatagTGATGATCCTTTAGAAATCCAAAATAGTGATGAACCTTTAGAAATCCAAAATAGTGATGATGAGATAGCTACAGGAATAACTCCTGTAATTTTGATCACTCCAACTAAATATCAAAGGAGCTCTCCAATCAAAATTACTCCTACAAGGAAAAGAAAATCCATTGAAATAACTACTCCGATAAGAAAAATGAAGTCTCAAATCAAAGTATTGCAACAAAAAGTCAGaagacaaaatgtaaaaatcaaaaacatgtCTGAATTATTCAAAGAAATGAAAAAGAAGGGACTTCTGGACTCAGAAATGGAATGTACAATCACAAACAAATTTGATG atctATACTAA